In a single window of the Streptomyces cinnabarinus genome:
- a CDS encoding nucleobase:cation symporter-2 family protein yields MTSTHPVDEVPPARHLAAFGLQHVLAMYAGAVAVPLIVGGAMNLPPADLAYLITADLLVCGIATLIQCVGFWRFGVRLPIMQGCTFAAVSPMVIIGTGGGGLPAIYGSVIVAGLAIMLLAPVFGKLLRFFPPLVTGTVILIIGVSLLPVAGNWAAGGAGSEGFGAPRNLALAAFVLAVVVGVQRFAPAFLSRIAVLVGIVVGLAVAVPFGFTDFGGVSDADWVGISTPFHFGAPAFEVSAIVAMLVVALVTMTETTGDFIAVGEMTDRKVDARSLSDGLRADGLSTVLGGVFNTFPYTAYAQNVGLVGMTRVRSRWVVAAAGGILVLLGLLPKLGAVVAAIPAPVLGGAGLVMFGTVAASGLRTLAEVDFKGNNNLTVVAVSVAMGVLPVGVPTIYDEFPDWFQTVMHSGISAGCLTAIALNLLFNHLPSKAGSPPAPAGPRAEAGRHPGQTAQEPYPG; encoded by the coding sequence ATGACCTCCACGCACCCCGTAGACGAAGTCCCGCCAGCCCGCCATCTGGCCGCGTTCGGCCTGCAGCACGTCCTCGCGATGTACGCGGGCGCGGTCGCCGTCCCCCTGATCGTGGGCGGCGCGATGAACCTCCCGCCCGCGGACCTGGCGTACCTCATCACCGCCGACCTGCTGGTGTGCGGCATCGCCACCCTCATCCAGTGCGTCGGCTTCTGGCGCTTCGGTGTCCGGCTGCCGATCATGCAGGGCTGCACCTTCGCCGCCGTGTCGCCGATGGTGATCATCGGTACGGGCGGCGGCGGACTGCCCGCGATCTACGGCTCGGTGATCGTCGCGGGGCTCGCCATCATGCTGCTGGCGCCGGTGTTCGGGAAGCTGCTGCGCTTCTTCCCGCCGCTCGTCACCGGCACGGTGATCCTGATCATCGGTGTCTCCCTGCTGCCGGTCGCGGGCAACTGGGCCGCGGGCGGCGCCGGTTCGGAGGGCTTCGGGGCGCCGAGGAACCTGGCACTGGCCGCGTTCGTGCTCGCGGTGGTGGTCGGCGTGCAGCGGTTCGCTCCGGCCTTCCTGAGCCGGATCGCGGTACTGGTCGGCATCGTCGTGGGGCTCGCCGTCGCCGTGCCGTTCGGGTTCACGGACTTCGGCGGGGTCTCCGACGCGGACTGGGTGGGGATCAGCACGCCGTTCCACTTCGGCGCGCCGGCCTTCGAGGTGTCGGCGATCGTCGCCATGCTGGTCGTGGCCCTGGTGACGATGACCGAGACGACCGGTGACTTCATCGCGGTCGGTGAGATGACGGACCGCAAGGTCGACGCGCGGTCCCTGTCCGACGGACTGCGCGCGGACGGCCTGTCGACCGTGCTCGGCGGCGTCTTCAACACCTTTCCCTACACGGCGTACGCGCAGAACGTCGGCCTCGTCGGCATGACCCGGGTGCGCAGCCGCTGGGTGGTGGCTGCGGCGGGCGGCATCCTGGTCCTGCTCGGTCTGCTGCCCAAGCTGGGCGCGGTGGTGGCGGCGATACCGGCTCCGGTGCTGGGCGGGGCCGGACTGGTGATGTTCGGGACGGTGGCCGCGAGCGGGCTGAGGACCCTCGCGGAGGTCGACTTCAAGGGCAACAACAACCTGACGGTGGTGGCCGTTTCGGTCGCGATGGGCGTGCTGCCGGTGGGAGTGCCGACGATCTACGACGAGTTCCCGGACTGGTTCCAGACGGTGATGCACAGCGGGATCAGCGCCGGCTGTCTGACCGCGATCGCGCTGAACCTGCTCTTCAACCACCTGCCCTCGAAGGCGGGTTCGCCCCCGGCCCCGGCCGGGCCCCGGGCGGAGGCCGGCCGACACCCCGGGCAGACGGCCCAGGAGCCGTACCCGGGGTGA
- a CDS encoding pectate lyase, with protein MTSRRTGRRALIGGLASLGVTVGMITTGTAPAAHAATWPTPTSSQPVSATIPVSGTVDGGMKRYYGSGDLAGDGQEEGQDPIFKLAAGATLKNVIIGAPGADGIHCEGNCTLQNVWWEDVGEDAATFRGGSTYTVTGGGAKKAADKVFQHNGPGTLNISNFAVSEFKTLYRSCGDCSTQYTRKVNLSNIEVTGTGSTARLVGINVNRNDVATLRGITILNDSGRKVIPCQKYNNNTAVGTGPDSTNCLYSSSDITYR; from the coding sequence ATGACTTCACGAAGGACCGGCCGCCGCGCGCTGATCGGCGGACTCGCCTCACTCGGCGTCACGGTTGGCATGATCACGACAGGAACAGCTCCGGCGGCACACGCCGCCACCTGGCCGACACCCACGAGCAGCCAGCCGGTGAGCGCCACCATCCCCGTGTCCGGCACGGTGGACGGCGGGATGAAGCGGTACTACGGCAGCGGAGACCTGGCCGGTGACGGCCAGGAGGAGGGCCAGGACCCGATCTTCAAGCTCGCGGCCGGCGCGACGCTGAAGAACGTCATCATCGGCGCGCCCGGCGCCGACGGCATCCACTGCGAGGGCAACTGCACGCTCCAGAACGTCTGGTGGGAGGACGTCGGCGAGGACGCCGCCACCTTCCGGGGCGGCTCGACCTACACGGTCACCGGCGGCGGCGCCAAGAAGGCCGCCGACAAGGTCTTCCAGCACAACGGTCCGGGCACGCTGAACATCTCCAACTTCGCCGTCAGCGAGTTCAAGACGCTGTACCGCTCGTGCGGCGACTGCTCCACGCAGTACACCCGCAAGGTCAACCTCAGCAACATCGAGGTGACCGGCACCGGTTCCACCGCCCGCCTCGTCGGCATCAACGTCAACCGCAACGATGTGGCGACGCTGCGCGGCATCACGATCCTCAACGACTCCGGCCGCAAGGTCATCCCCTGCCAGAAGTACAACAACAACACCGCGGTCGGCACCGGCCCGGACAGCACCAACTGCCTGTACTCCAGCTCGGACATCACCTACCGCTAG
- a CDS encoding WD40/YVTN/BNR-like repeat-containing protein: MTEVLLAVGTRKGLFIGRRRGDTWEFDESPYFNAQAVYSVAIDTRGDRPRLLAGGDSAHWGPSVFHSDDLGRTWTEPAQPAVKFPKDTEASLERVWQLHPAAAEPDVVYAGTEPAALYRSEDRGESFELVRPLWEHPTRSQWVPGGGGEGLHTVLTDERDPQSVTVAVSTAGVFRTRDGGASWAPANSGVSAVFLPDPNPEFGQCVHKVTRDAVNPDRLYLQNHWGVYRSDDAATTWTDIGDGLPSTFGFAAAAHPHRGDTAYVFPITADADRVPAGRRCRVYRTADAGKTWEPLSAGLPQGDHFGTVLRDALCTDDADPAGVYFGNRNGEVYASADDGDSWRQLAAHLPDVLCVRAAVVG; encoded by the coding sequence ATGACCGAGGTACTGCTCGCCGTAGGAACCCGCAAGGGTCTGTTCATCGGCCGGAGGCGAGGTGACACCTGGGAGTTCGACGAGAGCCCGTACTTCAACGCGCAGGCGGTGTACTCGGTCGCCATCGACACCCGGGGTGACCGGCCGCGGCTGCTGGCCGGCGGGGACAGCGCGCACTGGGGCCCGTCGGTGTTCCACTCCGACGACCTGGGCCGCACCTGGACCGAACCGGCGCAGCCGGCCGTCAAGTTCCCCAAGGACACAGAGGCTTCGCTGGAGCGGGTCTGGCAGCTGCACCCGGCCGCGGCCGAACCGGACGTCGTCTACGCGGGCACGGAACCGGCGGCGCTGTACCGCTCGGAGGACCGCGGCGAGAGCTTCGAACTGGTCCGCCCGCTCTGGGAGCACCCCACCCGCTCCCAGTGGGTGCCGGGCGGCGGCGGAGAGGGACTGCACACCGTCCTCACCGACGAGCGGGACCCACAGTCGGTGACGGTGGCCGTGTCCACCGCGGGCGTCTTCCGCACCAGGGACGGCGGCGCGAGCTGGGCGCCCGCCAACTCCGGTGTCTCCGCGGTGTTCCTGCCCGACCCCAACCCGGAGTTCGGGCAGTGCGTGCACAAGGTGACGCGGGACGCGGTGAACCCGGACCGGCTGTATCTCCAGAACCACTGGGGCGTGTACCGCAGCGACGACGCGGCGACGACCTGGACGGACATCGGCGACGGGCTGCCGTCCACCTTCGGGTTCGCGGCGGCCGCCCATCCGCACCGCGGTGACACGGCATACGTGTTCCCGATCACCGCCGACGCCGACCGGGTGCCCGCGGGCCGCCGCTGCCGGGTCTACCGCACGGCGGACGCGGGCAAGACCTGGGAGCCGCTGTCGGCCGGGCTGCCGCAGGGCGACCACTTCGGCACGGTGCTGCGCGACGCCCTGTGCACCGACGACGCCGACCCGGCGGGCGTGTACTTCGGCAATCGCAACGGCGAGGTGTACGCCTCCGCCGACGACGGCGACAGCTGGCGGCAGTTGGCCGCCCATCTGCCGGATGTGCTGTGCGTGCGCGCGGCGGTGGTCGGATGA
- a CDS encoding HEAT repeat domain-containing protein produces MFTGIDEVDWASMRHAYGSAEDVPALLRGLASADPAERETALDGMYGAVHHQGDVYDSTLACVPFLFALAARPDLPDRGAIVELLVSIGGEGAGGPGDGASAVRAGAGAFVRLAGDRDPSVRRTAPGALVRFLDEPARVLDLLRERVTVERDDRVLLALTESVGLYARRHPAHADAAVDLLDAQTALPYAPELRLAALGQLAGCAPDRAPADLVPTAVELLRERSERRARRTVLCARPHSDTLVGRLRLLRPSDEEGSHLLRTLHHALDDRVEDRIALLVGQLSSPDWADRCNAVWMSGGLFREWRADFGAPVALIGAQLAEREDRLRDAAVSALKPLFGLAAPAADGLHALVTARPDLWVRQWERGAPTLGDPLRALVRCGDPRAVPVLSEVLGGAVVPDDLGHELAGLGPAAAPLAPALRRRLGSLAVDDPVTPGRAAPLLRALTVLGDATAVPETLRLMAGRVPGDRSWDTLVEYAVLAFGAWGSGARDAIPVLRGLLDTEHAVPAAAALWAVEDDPAAVLPVLLGELTDPRARRWGVAAETLGRTGAAAGAALPVLRRVAGSAASPERRMTAAIAEWRIGGEAETVAPVLRAAWAEQPHLRRAIAHCLLTMGPASAPLRDLAETELTLPRRHTGRADGFGSHDIAHDEELLRVCRGVVEGC; encoded by the coding sequence GTGTTCACGGGGATCGACGAGGTCGACTGGGCCTCGATGCGACATGCGTACGGCAGCGCCGAGGACGTGCCCGCACTGCTGCGGGGACTGGCCTCGGCGGACCCCGCCGAGCGGGAGACCGCGCTCGACGGCATGTATGGCGCCGTGCACCACCAGGGCGACGTGTACGACTCGACGCTCGCCTGCGTTCCGTTTCTGTTCGCGCTCGCGGCGCGCCCGGACCTGCCGGACCGGGGCGCCATCGTGGAGCTGCTCGTCAGCATCGGCGGGGAGGGCGCCGGCGGTCCGGGCGACGGTGCGTCCGCCGTCCGGGCGGGCGCCGGGGCCTTCGTCCGGCTCGCCGGGGACCGGGACCCCTCAGTGCGCCGGACGGCACCCGGCGCACTGGTGCGGTTCCTGGACGAACCAGCCCGCGTGCTGGACCTGTTACGGGAGCGGGTCACGGTCGAACGCGACGACCGGGTCCTGCTCGCCCTCACCGAGAGCGTAGGCCTGTACGCCCGGAGGCACCCCGCGCACGCCGACGCCGCGGTGGACCTCCTGGACGCGCAGACCGCCCTGCCGTACGCGCCGGAGCTACGGCTCGCGGCGCTGGGCCAGCTCGCCGGCTGCGCACCCGACCGCGCCCCCGCCGATCTGGTCCCCACCGCCGTGGAACTGCTGCGGGAGCGGTCCGAACGGCGGGCCCGCCGGACGGTGTTGTGCGCTCGCCCGCACTCCGACACCCTCGTCGGACGGCTGCGCCTGCTGCGGCCGTCGGACGAGGAGGGCTCCCATCTGCTGCGCACCCTGCACCACGCGCTGGACGACCGGGTCGAGGACCGGATCGCCCTGCTGGTGGGGCAGTTGAGCAGTCCGGACTGGGCGGACCGGTGCAACGCGGTGTGGATGTCCGGCGGGCTGTTCCGCGAGTGGCGGGCCGACTTCGGTGCGCCGGTGGCGCTGATCGGGGCGCAACTGGCCGAGCGGGAGGACCGGTTGCGGGACGCGGCGGTGTCCGCGCTCAAGCCGCTGTTCGGGCTGGCCGCACCGGCGGCCGACGGGCTGCACGCGCTGGTGACGGCCCGTCCCGACCTGTGGGTACGGCAGTGGGAGCGCGGCGCGCCGACCCTGGGTGACCCGCTGCGGGCCCTGGTCCGGTGCGGGGATCCACGGGCCGTGCCGGTGCTGAGCGAGGTACTGGGCGGGGCGGTGGTACCGGACGACCTGGGCCATGAGCTCGCCGGACTGGGCCCTGCCGCCGCGCCCCTCGCCCCGGCGCTGCGCCGCCGTCTCGGCTCCCTCGCCGTCGACGATCCGGTGACACCTGGGCGGGCGGCGCCACTGCTGCGGGCGCTCACGGTACTGGGCGATGCGACGGCAGTGCCGGAGACGCTGCGGCTGATGGCGGGCCGAGTCCCCGGAGACCGCTCCTGGGACACCCTCGTCGAGTACGCGGTCCTGGCCTTCGGTGCGTGGGGGTCCGGTGCGCGCGACGCGATACCTGTGCTCCGGGGACTGCTGGACACGGAGCACGCCGTCCCGGCGGCGGCCGCGCTGTGGGCGGTCGAGGACGACCCCGCCGCCGTTCTGCCCGTCCTGCTGGGCGAGTTGACGGATCCGAGGGCCCGGCGCTGGGGCGTGGCCGCGGAGACGCTGGGGCGGACCGGGGCGGCAGCCGGAGCAGCCCTGCCGGTGCTGCGCCGGGTGGCCGGGTCAGCGGCGTCGCCGGAGCGGCGGATGACGGCGGCGATCGCCGAGTGGCGGATCGGCGGCGAGGCGGAGACGGTCGCCCCGGTACTGCGCGCCGCATGGGCGGAACAACCGCACCTGCGCCGCGCGATCGCCCACTGCCTGCTCACCATGGGCCCCGCGAGCGCGCCCCTGCGGGACCTGGCGGAAACGGAATTGACTCTCCCGCGCCGGCACACCGGCCGAGCGGACGGCTTCGGCAGCCATGACATCGCGCACGACGAGGAGTTGCTGAGGGTGTGCCGGGGCGTAGTGGAGGGTTGCTAG
- a CDS encoding PHB depolymerase family esterase, which produces MPTPTNRRAVLLSALLTLLAALLVTAPAARAQTTDVVPAATLTEVTGFGANPSNLQMYLYVPDSVTDDPAVLVAVHYCTGSGPAMYSGTEYASLADRYGFIVIYPSVTRASKCFDVSSPQALTRGGGSDPVGIKSMVDWVTAAYDADTARIYATGISSGAMVTNVLLGVYPDVFKAGAAFAGVPFGCFATTDGSEWNSACSGGTITRTPQAWGDLVRAAYPGYTGPRPRMQLWHGTEDDVLRYPNFGEEIKQWTNVQGLGQTPAATDSPQSGWTRTRYGGTGDQAPVEAISLQGVGHNLYSYGVMGPLAIAFFGLDDDGPAPQPPAGPCKVSVTTNAWNTGLTAAVTITNTGTTTVNGWQLGFTLPSGQTITNGWNATYTPASGAVTATNASYNGTLAPNASVSIGYQATHTGNSAAPGAYTLNGTACTVG; this is translated from the coding sequence GTGCCGACCCCCACGAACCGACGCGCCGTTCTCCTCTCAGCGCTGTTAACGCTGCTCGCGGCGCTGCTCGTCACCGCGCCCGCCGCCCGCGCACAGACCACCGACGTCGTCCCCGCCGCCACCCTCACCGAGGTCACCGGCTTCGGCGCCAACCCCAGCAACCTCCAGATGTACCTGTACGTCCCGGACAGCGTGACCGACGACCCCGCGGTCCTCGTGGCCGTGCACTACTGCACCGGATCCGGCCCGGCGATGTACTCCGGCACCGAGTACGCCTCGCTCGCCGACCGCTACGGGTTCATCGTGATCTACCCCTCGGTCACCCGCGCCAGCAAGTGCTTCGACGTCTCCTCGCCGCAGGCCCTCACGCGGGGCGGCGGCAGCGACCCGGTCGGCATCAAGTCCATGGTCGACTGGGTGACCGCCGCCTACGACGCCGACACCGCGCGGATCTACGCCACCGGCATCTCCTCCGGCGCCATGGTGACCAACGTCCTGCTCGGCGTGTACCCCGACGTCTTCAAGGCGGGCGCCGCCTTCGCGGGCGTTCCGTTCGGCTGCTTCGCCACCACCGACGGCTCCGAGTGGAACAGCGCCTGCTCTGGCGGCACCATCACCCGCACTCCGCAGGCCTGGGGCGACCTGGTCCGCGCCGCGTACCCCGGTTACACCGGCCCCCGGCCACGCATGCAGCTCTGGCACGGCACTGAGGACGACGTGCTGCGCTACCCCAACTTCGGGGAGGAGATCAAGCAGTGGACCAATGTGCAGGGCCTCGGCCAGACTCCGGCGGCCACCGACTCGCCCCAGTCCGGCTGGACCCGCACCCGCTACGGCGGCACCGGTGACCAGGCCCCCGTCGAGGCGATCAGCCTCCAGGGCGTCGGCCACAACCTCTACAGCTACGGCGTCATGGGCCCGCTCGCCATCGCCTTCTTCGGCCTGGACGACGACGGCCCCGCACCCCAGCCCCCGGCCGGACCCTGCAAGGTCAGCGTCACCACCAACGCCTGGAACACCGGCCTGACCGCGGCCGTGACGATCACCAACACCGGCACGACCACGGTCAACGGCTGGCAGCTCGGCTTCACCCTGCCCTCGGGCCAGACGATCACCAACGGCTGGAACGCCACGTACACCCCGGCCTCCGGGGCGGTCACGGCGACGAACGCCTCGTACAACGGCACGCTCGCGCCGAACGCGAGCGTGAGTATCGGCTATCAGGCCACCCATACGGGCAACAGTGCGGCCCCGGGCGCCTACACCCTGAACGGGACCGCCTGCACCGTCGGTTGA
- a CDS encoding acyl-CoA dehydrogenase family protein, translated as MVATSEHEPYATHEVTNQPPPLAPYDASEDTALFEGLRREGAGWAEEDIRRLGLLAGGTAAQEWSDLANRHEPELRTHDRYGHRVDEVDFHPSWHELMRVAVTEGLAAAPWAEERAGAHVARSAGGLVWGHTDAGHGCPTSMTYAAVPALRAQPDLAKVYEPLLTSREYDPGLRVPTEKRGLLAGMGMTEKQGGSDVRTNTTAAWPTAEPGVYTLRGHKWFTSAPMCDVFLVLAQAPGGLSCFLVPRILPDGTRNTFRVQRLKEKLGNRSNASCEPEFDGTVAWLVGPEGRGVKTIIEMVNCTRLDCVMMSAALMRKTLVEAGHHARHRSAFGARLLDQPLMRNVLADLALESEAATTLTLRLAGAADRAVRGDAGEAAFRRIATAVGKYWVTKRGPAFTAEALECLGGNGYVEDSGMPRHYREAPLLSIWEGSGNVNALDVLRALGREPGAAQALFDELALAQGADARLDAAVTRLKDDLPKASQTGARRLVELMALALQASLLVRHAPPAIADAFCATRLGGDWGHAFGTLPDGADLEGVLERALPGTH; from the coding sequence ATGGTCGCGACATCCGAGCACGAGCCGTACGCCACGCACGAGGTCACCAACCAGCCCCCGCCGCTGGCCCCCTACGACGCCTCCGAGGACACCGCCCTGTTCGAAGGGCTGCGGCGGGAGGGCGCCGGATGGGCCGAGGAGGACATCCGGCGGCTCGGCCTCCTCGCCGGGGGCACCGCGGCCCAGGAGTGGAGCGACCTGGCCAACCGGCACGAGCCGGAGCTGCGCACCCACGACCGGTACGGCCACCGGGTCGACGAGGTCGACTTCCACCCGAGCTGGCACGAGCTGATGCGGGTCGCGGTGACCGAGGGCCTGGCCGCCGCGCCCTGGGCCGAGGAGCGGGCGGGCGCCCACGTCGCGCGCTCCGCGGGCGGACTGGTGTGGGGGCACACCGACGCCGGACACGGCTGCCCGACGTCGATGACGTACGCGGCCGTCCCCGCGCTGCGCGCCCAGCCGGATCTCGCCAAGGTGTACGAGCCTCTGCTGACCAGCCGCGAGTACGACCCGGGGCTGCGCGTGCCCACCGAGAAGCGGGGTCTGCTCGCGGGCATGGGGATGACCGAGAAGCAGGGCGGCTCCGACGTCCGCACCAACACCACCGCGGCCTGGCCCACCGCCGAGCCCGGTGTGTACACCCTGCGCGGCCACAAGTGGTTCACCTCGGCGCCCATGTGCGACGTCTTCCTCGTGCTGGCGCAGGCGCCGGGCGGCCTGTCCTGCTTCCTGGTGCCGCGGATCCTGCCCGACGGCACCCGCAACACCTTCCGCGTCCAGCGTCTGAAGGAGAAGCTGGGCAACCGCTCCAACGCCTCCTGCGAGCCGGAGTTCGACGGGACCGTGGCCTGGCTGGTCGGGCCCGAGGGGCGGGGCGTGAAGACCATCATCGAGATGGTCAACTGCACCCGCCTGGACTGCGTGATGATGTCGGCGGCGCTGATGCGCAAGACGCTGGTCGAGGCCGGTCACCACGCCCGGCACCGCAGCGCGTTCGGGGCACGGCTGCTCGACCAGCCGCTGATGCGCAATGTTCTGGCCGACCTCGCCCTGGAGTCGGAGGCCGCCACCACGCTCACCCTGCGGCTGGCGGGCGCCGCCGACCGGGCCGTGCGCGGTGACGCCGGGGAGGCCGCGTTCCGCCGGATCGCCACCGCGGTAGGCAAGTACTGGGTCACCAAACGCGGTCCGGCCTTCACCGCGGAGGCCCTGGAGTGCCTCGGCGGCAACGGCTACGTCGAGGACTCGGGCATGCCCCGCCACTACCGCGAGGCCCCGCTGCTGTCGATCTGGGAGGGCTCCGGCAACGTCAACGCCCTCGACGTGCTGCGTGCGCTCGGCCGGGAACCCGGCGCCGCGCAGGCGCTCTTCGACGAACTCGCCCTGGCCCAGGGCGCGGACGCCCGGCTCGACGCCGCCGTGACCCGGCTGAAGGACGACCTCCCCAAAGCCTCGCAGACCGGCGCCCGGCGCCTAGTGGAGCTGATGGCGCTGGCGCTCCAGGCGTCCCTGCTGGTCCGGCACGCCCCGCCCGCGATCGCCGACGCCTTCTGCGCGACCCGCCTCGGCGGCGACTGGGGCCACGCCTTCGGCACCCTGCCCGACGGCGCGGACCTGGAGGGCGTCCTGGAGCGGGCACTGCCCGGCACGCACTGA
- a CDS encoding N-acetylglucosamine kinase, whose protein sequence is MIAARGLLAVDSGGSGLRVVVGTAERGVLGQRESRVPVRTGAGGIDAGHLLDQLVPLVRELTAEAGLDRVDTAAVGAAGLATLGDALRAELPGALAREFGVRRVALAADAVTAYTGALGSRPGAVVAAGTGLIAVGTDLTCWRRADGWGHLLGDCGGGAWIGRAGLEAALRAHDGRPGGSAALLSRAEGLFGPMPGLPGQLYPRPDRPAVLASFAPEVAACAGSDPVAVGILRAAARSMAESAAAVCPAEGTPQVALTGGLFKIGDALIVPLEEELSARLPHARRVAAAGDPLLGAVRIATELAAGALTLPSDGSMLSVVTDKED, encoded by the coding sequence GTGATCGCTGCCCGCGGACTCCTCGCCGTCGACTCCGGGGGCTCCGGGCTGCGGGTGGTCGTCGGCACCGCCGAGCGGGGCGTGCTGGGGCAGCGGGAGTCCCGGGTGCCGGTGCGCACGGGGGCGGGCGGCATCGACGCCGGGCATCTGCTGGATCAACTGGTGCCGCTGGTGCGGGAACTGACCGCCGAGGCCGGACTGGACCGGGTGGACACCGCCGCGGTGGGGGCCGCGGGGCTCGCCACCCTGGGGGACGCCCTGCGTGCGGAGCTGCCGGGCGCGCTGGCGCGGGAGTTCGGGGTGCGCCGGGTCGCGCTGGCCGCCGACGCGGTCACCGCCTACACCGGGGCGCTGGGGTCCCGGCCGGGTGCCGTCGTCGCGGCCGGAACAGGACTGATCGCCGTCGGCACGGACTTGACGTGCTGGCGTCGGGCGGACGGCTGGGGGCATCTGCTCGGCGACTGCGGCGGGGGCGCGTGGATCGGGCGGGCGGGCCTTGAGGCGGCGTTGCGCGCCCACGACGGGCGGCCCGGTGGATCGGCCGCTCTGCTGTCGCGTGCCGAGGGGTTGTTCGGGCCGATGCCGGGGCTGCCGGGGCAGCTCTACCCACGGCCGGACCGGCCCGCCGTGCTCGCCTCCTTCGCTCCCGAGGTGGCCGCCTGCGCCGGGAGCGACCCGGTCGCCGTCGGCATCCTGCGGGCGGCCGCCCGGTCCATGGCGGAGTCGGCGGCGGCCGTCTGCCCGGCCGAGGGCACGCCTCAAGTCGCGCTCACCGGCGGACTGTTCAAGATCGGGGACGCCCTGATCGTACCCCTGGAAGAGGAGTTGTCGGCGCGGCTGCCGCACGCACGGCGGGTGGCGGCCGCCGGGGACCCGTTGTTGGGGGCGGTGCGGATCGCGACCGAACTGGCGGCCGGGGCGCTCACTCTGCCGAGTGATGGGTCGATGCTCTCCGTGGTGACCGACAAGGAGGACTGA
- a CDS encoding uracil-DNA glycosylase has product MAPRPLHEIVEPGWAKALEPVAGRIAEMGDFLRAEIAAGRTYLPAGPNVLRAFQQPFDEVRVLIVGQDPYPTPGHAVGLSFSVAPEVRPLPGSLLNIYRELHTDLGLPQPSNGDLTPWTQQGVLLLNRALTTAPRKPAAHRGKGWEEVTEQAIRALAARGKPLVSILWGRDARNLRPLLGSLPSVESAHPSPMSADRGFFGSRPFSRANDLLIGQGGQPVDWRLP; this is encoded by the coding sequence GTGGCACCACGACCCTTGCATGAAATCGTCGAACCGGGCTGGGCGAAGGCCCTGGAACCCGTCGCCGGACGGATCGCCGAGATGGGCGACTTCCTGCGCGCGGAGATCGCCGCGGGACGCACCTACCTCCCCGCCGGACCGAATGTGCTGCGGGCCTTCCAGCAGCCCTTCGACGAGGTACGCGTCCTGATCGTCGGACAGGACCCCTATCCGACACCGGGACACGCGGTGGGACTGTCGTTCTCGGTCGCGCCCGAGGTGCGTCCGCTGCCCGGCAGTCTCCTCAACATCTACCGCGAACTGCACACCGACCTCGGGCTGCCGCAGCCGTCCAACGGCGATCTGACGCCCTGGACCCAGCAGGGCGTGCTGCTGCTGAACAGGGCGCTCACCACGGCCCCGCGCAAGCCGGCGGCGCACCGCGGCAAGGGGTGGGAGGAGGTCACCGAGCAGGCGATCCGGGCCCTCGCGGCGCGCGGCAAGCCGCTGGTGTCCATCCTGTGGGGCCGGGACGCCCGCAATCTGCGCCCGCTGCTCGGCTCGTTGCCCTCGGTGGAGTCCGCTCACCCCTCCCCCATGTCGGCGGACCGCGGCTTCTTCGGTTCCCGGCCGTTCAGCAGGGCCAATGACCTGCTGATCGGGCAGGGCGGTCAGCCGGTGGACTGGCGCCTGCCGTGA
- a CDS encoding PaaX family transcriptional regulator C-terminal domain-containing protein yields MRTNETAEAEGLDLRPLSARSVVLSLLLGSHPPELPVKDLVRGVEPFGVGGSTVRAALSRMVAAGDLHREDTVYRLSDRLLERQRRQDESVRPRTRAWDGDWEMVVITATGRGPAERAELRTRLTALRLAELREGVWLRPANLTRPLPADLGPVVQHYTARPDAPARELAESLWPLDAWAGTARALLARIAGADGPADRFTAFAAAVRHLLADPVLPPELLPADWPGARLRTAYTGYQGELTERVRARAGRE; encoded by the coding sequence ATGCGGACGAACGAGACGGCGGAGGCGGAAGGGCTTGACCTGCGGCCCCTGTCGGCGCGCTCGGTCGTGCTGAGCCTGCTGCTCGGCAGTCATCCGCCCGAGCTGCCGGTGAAGGACCTGGTGCGCGGCGTGGAGCCGTTCGGGGTGGGCGGGTCCACCGTGCGGGCCGCGCTCAGCCGGATGGTGGCCGCAGGCGACCTGCATCGCGAGGACACCGTCTACCGGCTCAGCGACCGGCTGCTGGAGCGCCAGCGCCGCCAGGACGAGTCCGTGCGCCCCCGCACGCGCGCGTGGGACGGCGACTGGGAGATGGTGGTGATCACCGCCACGGGCCGAGGTCCCGCCGAACGTGCCGAACTGCGCACCCGGCTCACCGCCCTGCGACTGGCCGAACTCCGCGAGGGTGTCTGGCTGCGCCCCGCCAACCTCACCCGCCCCCTCCCGGCGGACCTCGGCCCCGTGGTCCAGCACTACACCGCACGCCCGGACGCCCCCGCGCGTGAGCTGGCCGAGTCCCTGTGGCCCCTGGACGCCTGGGCGGGGACGGCACGGGCGCTGCTCGCCCGGATCGCCGGGGCGGACGGCCCCGCCGACCGGTTCACGGCCTTCGCCGCCGCCGTACGGCATCTGCTGGCCGATCCCGTGCTCCCGCCCGAGCTGCTGCCCGCCGACTGGCCGGGGGCGCGGCTGCGGACCGCCTACACCGGGTACCAGGGCGAGCTGACCGAGCGGGTACGCGCGCGTGCCGGGCGGGAATGA